In Sphaerisporangium krabiense, the DNA window GAAACCTACCCCGGCCGGAGTCGTGACGCGCAGGGTCGGGGAGATGGGGTCATGGGGCCTCGGGGTCGAGGAAGGCGAGGATGTCTCGGTCGCCGCGGTCTCTGAGGCGGGTGAGGACGTCTTCGCGGGAGGCGCCTTCGGGGAGGCCGATGCGGGCGCCGATGAGGCGGAGGGCCTCGGCTTCCGAGGCGACGGGGGCGGTGTAGCCGATGAGGTGGAGGGCCATGTTGATGGGGGGGAGGCCGGGGGCGGCCTGGGGGAGGAAGCGGGTGAGGAGTTCGCCGCCGTCGGAGACGGTGAGGAAGATGGAGTCGCCCTCGCCGGCGTTGTAGTCGGCCAGTACGGCGCGGATCGAGCCCATCGTCGGCTGGTTGTGCCAGCTGATGACCACGTCGCCCGAGGGGGTGGAGGTGGTGAGCTGGCCGCCGGGGGCCATGCCGAGGTGCGCGGCGAAGCCGGTGGGCAGGGGGGAGCCCGAGCCGCGCAGGTGTTCGGCGTTGACGTCCACGCGGTGCCACCAGCGGCCGTCCCTGCTGCGGAACGAGCGGCGGGTCATCGACACGTCGCGGCGCGGGTGGTACGGCTCGGCCTGCTCGGGGGCGGCGACGCGGATCCATCCGCGCTGGGTGCGCTCGAAGCCGGGGCCGCCCGCGTAGGCGCGCACGGAGCTCTCGCTGACCTCGTACCGCGCGGTCAGGTTGGCGACGACGCTGTTCACCGACGCCTCGCCGCCCGCGCGCTCGATCTCGCGCACGATCATCTCGCGGATGCCGATGTACTCCTCGCCGCCCCAGCGGGTCAGCCCGTACCGGTTCCTGTCGACGCGCAGGAACCGGTCGTCGGCGGTGAGCTGGTTGCGGATGCCGACCAGGCTGTAGTCCTCGCCGATGCGGCTCTGGATCTCCTCGGGGCTGAGCGGGGCCTCGGCGACGGCCAGCACGGCCTCGGCCTTCTCGTTGACGCTGCGCGGCCACGGCACCACGTGACCTTCGAGGACGCGGAGCTGCGGCACCGAGGCGAGCCACGCCTCCGCGACGTCCTCGCGCACGCCGAGCTGGGCGACCATCGTGACGGCCTCGGGCAGCTTGACGGGGCCGTCGGTGAAGAGCTGGCGGGTCTTCTCCTTGAGCTCGTCGGCGCCGCCCGCGACCAGCCACCCGTCCACCTGTTCGTGGCCGGTGAGCAGGCTGCGGATGAACCGCCAGGCGGGCACGCCGAGCGTGGTCAGGTCCGCGCGGTGCCAGGGGGCGGCGGCGGCCAGGTCCTCGGCGGGGACGGCGGAGCCGAGCCTGCCGCGCACCCAGGCCAGGTGGGCGGTCAGCGGGGCGGCCTCCGGCGTGGCGAGCCGGGCCTGGACGTGGTCGCGCAGGTCCCGCTCGATCTGCCGGATGCGCTCGCGGGTCACGGAGAACCGCTGCGCGAGCTCGTCCAGCGTGGCGCGGCGCTCGGCGTACACGCGGTCTCTGGCGATGGCGCGCTGGCGGTCGTCGAGCGCGGCGAAGATCTCGTCGATCAGCTCGATGATGGGCCGCTCGCCGGCGCCCGCGCCGGACTCCGAGGGGGTCTCGGAGGCCAGCAGGCGCTCCAGGACGCCGGTGAACAGGGTGCGCGCGAAGTCCTTGTCGTCGGGTGTCCGCAGGCCGGCCGCGGGGTCGGTCATGCGGACGAGGGGCAGGATGTCGCCGAGCGGCAGGTGCCCCCAGCAGGCCGTGGCGAGGTCGGCGAGCCTGGCCGCCACCTGGGAGGTCCCGAGGATGAGGCAGGCCCGGTCGATCGGGAGCGCCTGCCACCACGCCTCTGGGAGGCGTGGGTCGCTCGCGATCGGCTCAACCTGTCCGGGGGCGGTCCAGCGCAGGGGAGGCACGAGGTCGCTAAGGCTCAAATTCATGGGGGTCCAACCGGCATATGGCTTGGGAGTGGGACGAGACGGAGTCCTATCCGCGGTTCAGGTTATTGGGTCATGGTGGCAGAAAGGGACTGGCCCGGCCTGAATAAGACAGGTAAAGCCTCTCGGCGGCCCGCATGCAGGCCATGTACAGCAGCCCGCGTTCGCGCTGCAGGTCGTGGGCGCGGGCCGTGGGGTCCTCGTCCGCCGGGGTGAGCGTCTCGGGGGCCGGGACGACGCCCTCGGCGACGCCGATGAGGGCGACCCTCCGGAACTCCAGCCCCTTCAGCCCGTGCAGCGTGCTCACCCGGACGCTGATCCCGGCCTGCCCGAGCGCGGTCCTGGCGCCGCGGACGTACTCGCTGGTCCGCGCCCCGACGGCGATCTCCTCGGCGGGCACGCCCTCGGCGAGCCACGCGCGGACGTGGGTGACCAGGCCGGTCAGCTCGGCCTCGCGCGAGGCGTACTCGCGGACGGCCGGGCGGGCGCCCGGGTGGATCGACCGGAAGCCCACCAGGTCGACGACGCCGTCCACGAGGCCGTCGGCCGCGTTGCCGCCGCGCAGCCGGACGCCCCAGGCCAGGATCTCGTGCGACAGGCGGTGCGAGATGGTCAGGTGGTGGGTCTCGACCTTGATGCCCAGCGCGCTGAGCGCCACGCGGGTGTCGAACACCCGCTGGTGGGGGTCGCCGACGATGAACAGGTCGTTGGCCGCGGGCGGCACGGCGGCGCGCAGCAGCCGCCACTGCGCCGGGTGCAGGTCCTGCGCCTCGTCCACCACGATGTGGCGGTACGGCTCGCGCCGGGGCCCGTCGTCGCCGAGCAGGTCGCCGGTCGTCCTGCCGAGCAGCGTGGACGCCTGCGCGGCGAGCTGGAGCAGCGTGCGCCTGCCCGTGGCGCGCAGTCGCTCGGTGACGTGCTCGATGGCCTTCCACACGGCGGTGCGCTGCTCCTCGTCCAGGCCCACGCTGCGCCCGGGACGGTCGGCGACCAGGTACTCCTGCACGGTGCACAGGTTCTGCGCGAGGATCACCTGCTCCCACTCGCGCAGCAGGAAGGCCGGGCCGTGCGGGTCGCCGGCTATCTCCGACGCCTCCTGCCACAGCGTGGCGAGGTCGGAGCGGCCGGCCAGCAGCGGGGGCCGTCCCTCGGCCTCGGCGACGACGCGGTGGGCCAGCCGGTCCACGTTGCCGACCTCGATGCGCGCGCGCACCTCCGCGTCGTCCACCAGCAGGTC includes these proteins:
- a CDS encoding UvrD-helicase domain-containing protein, coding for MPRLAIAPEVPRDLDALDRLLRRDAVVALRRFLLNTTSAPHPERVRNTRDARVATLRLADRHRGVVVRQRDVYWMLAVLPDADAWSFAQRHRFSVNSAIGVAEIWDADALDRVEPALRRAAGNSEWRLFAHVCDTDLLGLGVDADLIPLLRLITTDVALDALEPLLPESQYAPLAVLGQGGSIADAWRALDTRVAVPAPSVDVTDLVSALERTPDRAVFIPDPGTLDRVLGAPHWCTFLYPTQHRLAHQDLYQGPVLVTGGAGTGKTLVALHRAGHLAHAGAGRVLFLTFSQKVADDAAAKLDLLVDDAEVRARIEVGNVDRLAHRVVAEAEGRPPLLAGRSDLATLWQEASEIAGDPHGPAFLLREWEQVILAQNLCTVQEYLVADRPGRSVGLDEEQRTAVWKAIEHVTERLRATGRRTLLQLAAQASTLLGRTTGDLLGDDGPRREPYRHIVVDEAQDLHPAQWRLLRAAVPPAANDLFIVGDPHQRVFDTRVALSALGIKVETHHLTISHRLSHEILAWGVRLRGGNAADGLVDGVVDLVGFRSIHPGARPAVREYASREAELTGLVTHVRAWLAEGVPAEEIAVGARTSEYVRGARTALGQAGISVRVSTLHGLKGLEFRRVALIGVAEGVVPAPETLTPADEDPTARAHDLQRERGLLYMACMRAAERLYLSYSGRASPFLPP
- a CDS encoding sigma factor-like helix-turn-helix DNA-binding protein, with the translated sequence MNLSLSDLVPPLRWTAPGQVEPIASDPRLPEAWWQALPIDRACLILGTSQVAARLADLATACWGHLPLGDILPLVRMTDPAAGLRTPDDKDFARTLFTGVLERLLASETPSESGAGAGERPIIELIDEIFAALDDRQRAIARDRVYAERRATLDELAQRFSVTRERIRQIERDLRDHVQARLATPEAAPLTAHLAWVRGRLGSAVPAEDLAAAAPWHRADLTTLGVPAWRFIRSLLTGHEQVDGWLVAGGADELKEKTRQLFTDGPVKLPEAVTMVAQLGVREDVAEAWLASVPQLRVLEGHVVPWPRSVNEKAEAVLAVAEAPLSPEEIQSRIGEDYSLVGIRNQLTADDRFLRVDRNRYGLTRWGGEEYIGIREMIVREIERAGGEASVNSVVANLTARYEVSESSVRAYAGGPGFERTQRGWIRVAAPEQAEPYHPRRDVSMTRRSFRSRDGRWWHRVDVNAEHLRGSGSPLPTGFAAHLGMAPGGQLTTSTPSGDVVISWHNQPTMGSIRAVLADYNAGEGDSIFLTVSDGGELLTRFLPQAAPGLPPINMALHLIGYTAPVASEAEALRLIGARIGLPEGASREDVLTRLRDRGDRDILAFLDPEAP